The region TCATCCTTTGGCATGCTAGATGAAGATTTCTTTATTGTATCAAGTGCCTGGAAACACAAGGGAAATGCATATATATAATGTAATAATAGGAAAGGGCATAAGAGAATCGAAATTGAATCCTAATATTTCAGAGAAACATGAGTAGTCGCGAGGATCAAATGCTAGGACAAGCCGTATTCAGAAAATACTACAGCATGACAGTGAACATTAGACACAAGGAAAACTGTAGGAGTAAGAATACAATTATATAGATCGATTTAGTAGTCTTCAGCACCGTTACCTTCATGAGGTCATAATACTGTCGCATGGTTTTCTAATTCTAACTCTAATAATAGGCCAGAGGACAAGTGGAGTAAGCGCACCCTCTTTCAACAGATatcatatgagaaatgctacatcaTAAAATTCATAGCTCTCTCCTAAATGCAAGTCCCAAAAGAAAACATATACCTGGTGACAACTGCCTGAATGAACCATACAGTGACACTACAAATATCTAACTAAGCCTTCAAAACATCGATCATCATAAATTGAAGAAATGAAAGTAATGTAAAATTACCTTTTGGCGTGCTCTTCTAATACTTTGCTTGAAATCCTCAGCAGATTTAGTAACAACCTTACACATTGCCTATATTCAAGCACCAGAAAATTCATTAGTAGTTTCAAGAATAAAAGTGAGATTTAAGCTTAGTTAATCTTACCTGCATAGTCTCTTTCGTCAATCTGCACAGGGACAAATTAAATTAGAAGGCGCAAACAAATTTAAGACCAGAAAGTGCATGTAGTAAAAAAGATGATAAATATGAGTGCAACTTATCGCAAGTTTGTGGACAGCAGTGGACctagaaagtactccctccgttcacaaatataagaagtttagatatttcaatatggactacatactgaCTGAAATGAGCAAACAAAtacactaaaacgtgtctatatacatccgattcacaaaatagttagaacatcttatatttgtgaatggagggagtaactcTTAAATCACTTACTGGTAAGCACAGACCTACGATAAACAATAACAGTAACATACTAACATTACAATTTACACTTACGGAGGTACAGCTGCAATAATCCTACTGCCGTCAGGTGTTGGATTGATGCCCAATGGAGATGAAGCGATTGCATTCTCAATAGACTTCATTGTCTGTACAACAATTGGTTAGACAGTCACAGGAAGTTTAAGAAGTTAAAATCATTGTGCTAAATAACATTTGTAGGGCCTGCAGTAGCATTAGCGGGCACCATTTCTTCGATGTAGCATTCATAGTATATCGGTTGCCAGACCGCTACATCACTAGAGCACATGTCTATTTTTATCCCACGGGTCGCAGTGACTATCTTGTCATGCTAGTAACTAatagggataagtatatttttcatCCCTGAACTCTAGCGAAAGTCCAGAAATCGTGCCTCAACTCCAAAACCACCAAAACTCAGTCCCTCAACTAATTAAACCGGATACTTTTCATCCCTGGTAACGCATAAGGTGGTTTTGGTATGGCGTGGACCCTGGTTTTGACTAAAATGGGCCATGTAGCCTGGTTTTGACTACTAGCGGGCACCCTGCcggctctctatctctctctctctcattttctcGATCCCCTTTCTCACTCACAAAACAGAGCGGGCGGCTGCGGCGATTTAGGCAGCGGCGGTCTGGCCCGGTGGCGACCTAGGCGGGGCGGTGGCTGTCTGCTGCATACCTGGGCACGGCAGGCTGTGCTCTTGACCCATGAGACCAAGtgacggcaacggcgacggcgactTGGGAAGGGGCGCATGGCGAATTGTGGAGCCAGTTCAAGCAGATGGCATCCTCGGCAAGTTCAAGCCGCCGTTGTACGAGTTGTTGATGCAGAAGGATGAGCTGCTGCCGGAGAAGACTGTTGACTTACAAGTGGAGAAGAAGAGGAATGTGATGCAGTTTGTTGTATTGATTTGTTTCATCACATCAGTTGTGTATGCTTTCATGACGTGTATGTAGGCAATTGAGTACTAAATTGTAGACAAGTCGATGAGAACTTGAAGTGGTATGTAATCTGACTATGCTAATTTGTCATGGAAAATTCTGTTTGTTGCCACATTGCATGGCAATTGAATGTCCAGCAATTGAGCAATCTGACTATGTGTTGACAGTAATGGTACGCATTGGAAGTGGCTGTGGCAGGAGTTCTCTGCATAGAGCTTGACCATGTGTGTGCGCGTGAGTTTCTTTCTTCATCCTGGGCAACTCCAACATATGTTCAGCATTTCATTGGTAATATATTTTGTTCAAAAACTGGATAGTCCGACAAGGTCTGAACAAAGAAAGTGTATACCATAGTTTGAATTGAATAAATTGTAGTGAACATAGCTTAACAAAATCTGAATATAACTGAACATAGTCTAGACATTTCAGAGCGTTGTACTGAATTTAGTTGGACATAGTCTGGACCGAATATAGCTGAACATAGTCTGAACTGAATATAGCTGAACAAGGTCTATGTCAGACTAAAACCACCTTAAGCGTTACCAGGGACGAAAAGTATCCGGTTTAATTAGTTGAGGGACTGAGTTTTAGTGGTTTTGGAGTTGAGGGACGATTTCTAAACTTCCGCAAGAGTTtgaggacgaaaaatatacttatcctAGCTGATAATATAAGTAAATAACATGATTATACAAAGTTGCTAGTGCTTTTAGTACCTTGTATATATCATCTGCTATCTACTGCAATGATTAAATCCATTACAACCCTACTATCCGCTGTTTAGTACCTTGGTTGACAGTATGTTATAAATAACTCATTAAGGTTAGGACCAATACACATTTTTTCCCGAACAGGAAAGCATACACATTTACATGAAATTATGGCATTGCGGGCTCCTACACTACACGTGATGCACCGAAGTGGTATCAAAATGTATTAATTTGTCCGATTTACTATCTAGTGAAGAAAGGCTCTTACATTAGGATCATAGGGCATCACTGATAGGGTATGCGAATCTAGGACAGAAACAACAGCAATACGACTCAATCCAACTTTAACATCCCCAGTTTCCACCATGATGTGGTCAAGCATGCCTGCAGAATACATCGGTTACATCATCTGTGCGAGAAATCGACATTGGCCAGCAGAAACAATGACACAATGAAGATGCAAATCATAATTATACCAGGAGAAGCTCTCCCTGTCCGAAGTTTACTCAGCTCTCGCGACAGCGCAACGACGGCAGTGTCCATTTGTGCAGTCGCGGCCGATTTGACAGTCGGCCCGATATCAGGAGCGGCTTCAACGGTATCACTTCGACTATCATTCTCTAGGCAATGACCAAGAAGCAAGAATATCAAGTCTCTGATTACATCCCTATAATGATCCATCCCACAAGGTAATTGCAGTGCACTGATTTAAGAATTACGGAATCGAATAGAGAAGACCTAACAAGGAACAAACAAAACATAGTGGCCTTCTACCAAACAGCATCTAAGGGGCAAGGTGAGTCGAGGAGGGCGGGTGCGGCAACTTACTCGATTTCTTCCCTTTCGCGAAGCCTCTCCGGATCTCAAGGAGGAAAAACTGCGTGGTGGGCAGGTTTCTTGCGGCGGCAAGGGATCCGGCGGTCGGTAGGCGGTGGACGGAGGTGGAAgctgaggaggcggcggcagcgcgcAGGGTGCGGGCGGCGACTGCGGCACCTCGCCGCAGGAGGAGCGCCATGAGGGTTCTCACGAGAAGGGGTCTATACTCTATAGAGGACTCGGGGTTCTACGGGCTCCgccggcaagcggcggcggcggcggaggcgagaagGGTTTTGTACTTTCGATGGGTTTTACTGCTTTGGGGGAGAAATACAGGCTTCGACCACTGCCCTCTTAGGCCCTTAGTTGGACCAGCCCACTCGTGTGAAGTAACTGGCCTCGTTGATTCCAGGATTCTCAAAAGAAGGAAAATACATTTCcctaagaaaaaaaggaaaaatacaCGATCACGATGAAATGTTTGAATTCGAGAGGATTAGCAGAGAGTATTTCACAGAAAAAACAAATAAGTTCTAAAAAGAGATTGAAGTGGTTGCTGGATTTCCTATGACATATAGTACAAATGACTCCTTAGGAAAAACAATCCTATATAAGATTCAATCCTACGATTAAACGACCAACATAGAAAAATttctaaggattctaatcctcTAAAAATTCTATGAaattcctttgattcaaaggatcccAAAGTATGTTGCGTCATTAACCATAGCTTGCCATCTATGGAGTTAAAGACAATATATTCCTACACTGAAAACATAGGATTCGAAATTTGTTTGACATTTTTGCAGAAAAACACAGGAAAATCCAAGATTTAAACCTGTTTTTCTGGTCCCTCCCAAAAAAAAATCGAAATTGAGAAAAAAATGTTCAGACCCCATGCAGCGTGTATTTTGACTTAATCAATTGTTTGGATAGACATATAGTAAagtactagcaaatatgcccgtgcgttgcaacggaagacaaaaaattatggctaaccaaataagtatgactcaGTATCCTGATATACGAGCGTACTCTATTTTAACATAGTGGTTCATCATGTTGTCATTTTTTTCTCACCCTAGCCGATGATGGTCGCAATGTTCACGTGATCACAATGCACTCGACGTGGTAAATCCCAAGGCTATGAGTTTGCCAGTGCATGTCACGCTTGTCATTATGTTGCGCAAGGGAACATTTAAAACTTTTAAAACAAATCACATCGACTACGAACTGGTCCCAATGccaagacatataaagactttGGAAAAACTAATCAAATCAtagacataaaatacttttgaatcAGTGAACAGTTTTTCGAATCGACGAACATTtgtttttgaaattttttattttctcaaaAACATCATGAACATTAGTTTTGTTTACAATGTTTTTTGAATGTATGAACTGGTTTCGTATTCATTAATATTTTTTGActcaacaaacattttttgaatcgatgCACTTTTTTTTAAATTGGGgaacaaaaaaaatacttattattattattgtgaATCCTATATCCTATATCCTATATACATAAGAAGTTCATCCCCACTActttatttatctcaacatgcaagctGTCCACATCACCAACCATGCCACCTAAGAAAAAACTGAATTCATTTGCAGCCACATCATCTCTATTTTTACAGCTGGCGCATACACAATTTCATTAACAAATCGTGGGACTTAAAGTTTTCCTTAATACACAACGATCCTGTTCACCGGAGTGACCCGTCGTTTCCACAAGCTTCAGTTATTCATAGTAGTTACCATCCTGGCCACTAAACCGATACGTCGTCTCCTTACGATTCATTCATTTTGTACTTGATGCGTTGCAGCCCTGGTCACCGAAGCAACCCATCGCTTCCTATTCGTATCGGATGGCACATCCCGTTTATAACTCGAAGAAGAGCCCAGGTGCATCGTGGTCTCTCACTTCCCAACGCATCTCATTTTCCACCTACTCGCTCCAGCGCGAGCGACCTCGATGCCAAAAGGGTTGGATGTTGCGCCACCGCATCCTGCCTGGACAGAACTGTCACATGCCCATGTGTGCTGCTGGCTCCCGCATGGGCTTCGCTTGGCCGAGCAACACCAACCGTCCGCATGGGCTTCTCCCACCGGCGGCTGCCCGCCACCCAGCACCGTTGCGGCGCCACCAAGATCTTGCCGCCGCCCGCCAAATAGCCCTCCTGCTTTTCTCTAGCCTGGAGCCCGGCGAGCCGGTCGGCATGGTGTGAGGTTGGAGACGAAGAACAGGGCGTGCAGTTGGGATATGCTCGCATGTAACAAACTACTTTCCTTATTGTCTCTTTTGTCTTCTCAACATCTGTAGTGCCACCCTAAGCGCATGGAATTTGATTGCAGTGTACAAACTGACTGCTCCCTATCATTGGCGTCAATGTTCTCGTGTGCAAGCTCAACGGGTAATGCATCTTTCCCTAATTATTTTTTATTATCGAATCTAGAGTTCAACTTGATCTAGAATTAGTAACCAATTAACCATCACATATTAGGATTGAATCAGTTCTGCTGCATTTTATACATATCTATGCACTGGATTTTGTTCAGAGAAGTTTGGAGCTATACTTTAGGAGCAGTCCACTGGTCGATCTCTTAGCATCTATTATTTGTCGATCTCCCAATAGTTTGTTAATTAAAGAGGGAAGAATGTCTGAAGGACAAAATTCATTAAGTTCAGCAAAGGCAACCAAGACTACCCCCTTGACGGTCAGAATCATTGCCACATGAAAAATACTTTTATCAGTTTGCATGAATTAGTCTGTTCTTTTCAAGAATATTCTACAGAGAGTCCATTTTGCTGTGCTATCTACCCCTGCTTCAAAATAAAATTTTAAGTTTAGTGCATCCAAAGGACCTTACGCTAATCCCTTCATTTTCCTATGGAGTATTCCTACGCTGAAGTATAAATTGTCACTACACCCTCAGTTACAATTATGATAACTTCAATTTTAGTCCGCAGGAAAGAATTTGCAGTAGAACCACAAGAGGAAGCCATGACATAAAGTTTTTTGCAGCCGGAAAGTTGTAATCAGTTACATCATCATTTATTTTGATTATCTCTGAAGATCATGGGAACTATAGGGATAAATGAAAACTGCACGATTTTGTGAACATGCATCAGGGATGTATTTACTTTGCCTTATTCTGATTGAAGTAACCTGGTTGGCCCTCTGTGCAAGCAAAGTTTCATCTATGACACAACATTCGACATTTATATCCACTGTTTTGTTTCATAGCTCTTATCATGTGTTAGTTGTAAAGATGAAATTCAAACGGGCTTTAGCAGCAGCTATCTACCGGTTTATGCTACAGGTCGGAACTTATTCTCAAAAATACAAATAGCCAAACTTGCATACTCAGGCTTGGCTTTGTCATATGTTTAGCAAGGCTGTGATTTAAGGTATCTAAGCTGCATTTTGCCTGGGTCAGGTTGTGACATCAAGCAATTTGATGGGAAAAAGATGCCGGGGTGCATATTGTTTTTTAGTTTTCAGCTTTATAATATCTACTTGCAAGCTGCAAATATGATGAGACGCTATTCCTCAAACCTATTTTTTATGAAGTGCACTATGTCATAGTTGACACCCTTAGATAACCAAGATAACCTCTCAGCAATCAAAGCATTATTCATTGATAATCCAGTAAGACCCTTAATGTTAGCTAAGAATACCACAGCAATGTGTGGTGCACCACCATATCCTATATAACCAAATAAACATGTACACATGTAACCTCAATAATTAAATAAAATCAATCATATTTATATTTTTAGTTTTACTTCTCATATTACAAATCAAATATTCATGTTTCAAAGAATCAAATCTCATCATAATATTAaccaattcccgcagcaacgcgcgggttaTTATCTAGTATTTTCTAAAACTTCATAGACATTTTTTTTTCAGATTcccgaatatgttttgaatacacgatcgttttttcaaaatcatgaacatgctTTTATTTTCCCGACCTTTTTTTACAAATTGTGTTTTTTATAATTTTGCGAACAGTTTTGCAAAaccaccaacattttttgaatctgcaaACTTTTCATAACTTtctaaacatttttgaattcacatatATATTATGATTTTTTTATCAAAATTATTTTTTTAAAAAGTCACAACTTTTATAATATTAAAATCcggaattaatttaaagaagaaagaagaaagaaaacagaatgagaaaagaaaagacaaaaaagtaaaatgaaaaaaaatagggGAGTGAGCACATGGGTCGACCCATGAACGCATACATGAGTAGGACGCGTGAGAAAAGAAAGATACAAATTGTCAGAGTAGGGGATCGAACCCTGGTCTCGCCGCTAAAAGAGCAACAGTCCAACCACTCGGCTGCTCAGTGCTCATCATTCTGTGACCACTATTTGTCACGACCCTATAAAACAATGAAGGAGGCGTCGATTTTGGTCCGAAAAATCGAATCATTTTTccatggcattggtgggtaattttaaCCAACTTATAGGGTAATtttaatgacggacgaccagaagtgATAGCCGCTTTTTTAGTAGATAAAAATATATCTATAATTTGTACAACCAATAGTAAGTAGTATAATGGTTAGGATACCACTCGTGCAATGTAATTTATCGAGTTCGATTCGAAACCTGAATAGCTCACTGTTTTTGGTTATGTTCAGTTAGCTGACGTGGCGAGTTAACGGTAAATAACGAAAATGTAGTCAAATGTATACCTCGAGTACAAGTTTATGTACCAAAAATGTAATTAGCTCATAATAATAATACTAAGTAGGAGTAGTTCATCGAAGCAATAAAACGTTGCTCGTCCGCGACGTCAGCAGTCACAACTACCTCAGACGGAATGGTGGTATAGGTAGTGGCTGAGCTTGATGAAGATTGCTGAGGGGGCGAAGAAGACAACTTATGCATAAACTCTAAGAAACCATGGATATTTAAATCAATAATCAAGGGTACACTTAAGAATTTTCCTAGAGTatgaggggagggggggggggctatgCCCCCCTTTGCCTTCATGAAGCTCCGCCATTGGGTATAGGTGAAGGACATGTCGTAGATGGCAATGTATAGCGTCGTGGAAGAACTTCTGCAATGACCCATGTGCCCTTCCTTGTGGAAGCATCCCGCCTCCTTGATCGCTCTGTTCATCGGCAACACATATGAAATCCAGCAAAAGGGCATGAAGATTGACAAGATATAACAGGTAGCAAGTCATGGTGGAGTTTGACTTAGTCTAGTTCCTTACAACATACTGACGGAGGCGACGATGGTAATGCCTATGGCGAAGCCGACTAGGTTGATGAACTGAATGGACCCACAAAGCTTCACCATGGACCCGCTAAGGGTGGTGCTTTCGTGACCTAGCCCACATCTGGTCGTCGACCCAAGGCTACCGGAAGAAACAGACGTTTGGCCCGGGAGCTGGAGTCCCAAAAGCTGGCACAAAGCAAGTGAACGAAGGAACAAATAGGCACGAAGACGTCAGCTCCTAATCGGCGTTGTTGGCGCCAGTTGCCGATCCTGGCACTCACACGCGCATAATTGTGGACCGGCCCAGATCGCTCAATTGCATCCTCGCCAGTTCCTCCCTGGTCCCTCGATCGATCGCCGTTGACTTTGGATAAGGAAAAGAAAAATGGGAAAAATCAGGAATTAAAAAATGTCCATGGATGTACAAAAatcacaaatttaaaaaaagttcacgaatttgaggaAAAAATCAATGATTTTGGAAAAAGAAATTGAAAAAATATTGGAAAAAGGTTAATCAAATTTGGAAAAGTTCATCGATCTTGAAAAAAAGTTTatcatttttttaaaattcatcaaatttgaaaaaatgttcaacaaATTTGGAAAAAAAACATCAATCTTGAAAAAAATAATCGAATATGAAAAAAacccatcaaatttgaaaaaagttcatcgatattggaaaaagttcatcaaatttaaaaaaaaatcattgattttgcAAATATTTCATCTAATTTGGGGAAAATATCATCGTATCTGAAAAAAgtacatcaaatttgaaaaagttcatcaattttgaaaaaaaaatcatcagaGACATGACGGTGGCGAGTGTTAACAGAACCATCACATACCATCCAGGCCTGGGATCTGCGAGAAGAAGAACTCGGCGATGTCGTAGATGGCAATGTATAGTGTCGTGGAAGAACTTCTGCAATGACCCATGTGCCCTTCCTTGTGGAAGCATCCCGCCTCCTTGATCGCTCTGTTCATCGGCAACACATATGAAATCCAGCAAAAAGGGCATGAAGATTGACAAGATACAACAGGTAGCAAGTCATGGTGGAGTTTGACTTAGTCTAGTTCCTTACAACATACTGACGGAGGCGACGATGGTAATGCCTATGGCGAAGCCGACTAGGTTGATGAACTGAATGGAGCCGCAGAGCTTCACCATGGACCCGCCAAGGGTGGTGCTTTCATGACCTGGCCCACATCTGGTCGTCGGCCCAAGGCTACCGGAAGAAACAAACGTTTGGCCCGGGAGCTGGAGTCCCAAAAGCTGGCACAAAGCAAGTGAACGAAGGAACAAATAGGCACGAAGACGTCAGCTCCTAATCGGCATTGTTGACGCCGGTTGCCGATCCTGGCACTCACACGCGCATAATTGTGGGCCGGCCCAGATCGCTCAATTGCATCCTCACCAGTTCCCCCTGGTCCCTCGATCGATCGACGTTGACTTTGGataaggaaaagaaaaagagaaaaaaatcaggAATTAAAAAATGTCCATGGATGTACAAAAATCACAAACTTAAAAAAAGTTCACGAAATTGAGGAAAAAATCAATGATTTTGGAAAAAGAAATTGGAAAAATCTTGGAAAAAGGTTAATCAAATTTGGAAAAGTTCATCGATCTTGAAAAAAAGTTTATCATTTTTTAaaaattcatcgaatttgaaaaaatgttcaacaaatttgaaaaaaaatcatcgagcttgaaaaaaatcatcgaatatgaaaaaaaccatcaaatttgaaaaaagttcattgatatcggaaaaagttcattgaatttgaaaaaaatcattgattttgcAAAAAATTCATCTAATTTGGGGAAAATATCATCGTATCTGAAAAAAgtacatcaaatttgaaaaagtttgtcaattttgaaaaaaaatcatcaattttgaaaaaaagttcacacatttagcaaaagtaaaaaggaaaaaacaaaaaaagaaaagaaaagaaaaaaggcgaACAAAAGCGTTCcaagaaaaaactaaaaaaaaactgTAAGGAAACACAAAGATGAGTTGGCTGAGTTGGTTAGCATGGCGTGCATATAACAAGGAAGTCGCAGTTTGAATCACGCCCACGCACGCAGGTGTTTTGCTCgttaaaaaataggaaaaaaaaaagaaagattGCCAGCCCAACTAGACGCGGGCATGAGTGCATGTTTGTGAAAACAATAGAAATGGGCGCTTGAAGCGTCAAATTGGGAATGCCCATGAAGACAGCGTGAGCAGGGGCGGATCCAGGACAAAAATGTCCCGGTGTCCACGCCTAAATTACATGTGTGGACGCTAAGCTATGTTATGCATATAAAACTAACATACTCAACAATTCTAGATAACCAGTAGTAAATATCCTTATCAAAATAGTGCTCTACTTGAATTTGTAGTTgattatatgaagtctttcgcccaagTTGAACAATAGAGCATAAAATTTATGAACACAAGTTTAATCAGCTAAGGCTACACTATTTAAGTTTGAACATGCTAGCATCGAAACAAAAGATAAAACATATTGGTTGAATTTATAATTATGAAGATGTACTTACTTATATTGTGTTGTTCTGAGTTGTGCATTCAAATGGCAAGGAATGATCCACATAAATGAGTACCACTTGGACTCGATTTTTACGTACCAACACTAGCAAATCGCAGAAATTCAATTCTTAACTGTAACATCGTTGAAACTAAAAGCTCTAGACCTACAAAAAAATTTAGAAGGAAGTTATATAGGTAGCGACTTGCGGTACTTTTTTCATCAATTCTCCAACGATTAGGCGAATAGGCCATGGCAACACGGACGCTTTGATGGTGATTGGGCGGGTGGGTGAGGCGACGCGGCGTGACGAATCTGTGCAGGGGGAGGCAAGAAGCCATGAGTAGCCGCAGAATTTTGTAGGGTTGCAGGTGTAAATAAAAGCGATCAAATTAGTTGGAGAGAATCTTGTCCTTCCTTATCTCTTCAATTCAGTATATGGCAACGTTGTTGCCGCTGTTCCTGAATCAGAGGCACGCAAGCCATGGAGAGTGCCCCAGATCCTAAAGACTAGGACTTTCTATACATGACTTTTACAGAACGCGTACAGTTTAGCAGAATTGATCGATAGCCTGGGTCGTGGCTAGCTGGGTACCGTCGCTTCAGCCGGTGTCCACGTACAAATTTTACCGGTGTCCCATGTGATATATCACCTATCGCTTAAGGTAATCGGAGAACTTACCCGGTGTCCTGTGACACCGGGTGTGTCTACGTGGGTCCGCCCCTGCATCGTCTAGTTTCTTAACTAGAcaatttctctctttctctctgtatCTCTCCCTCCCCTAATATTCCTCCTATATAAGTTGGAATTGACAAGCTAGTGCATCACACTTGGTATGAGTAGTCTCGTCGATCAACCTCAGGAGAAGAGTGACCCGTTAGCCCATTTATGGTTGGCGGCGACCTAGCGTTGCTGCCGTAATTCCTATCTCTCGACAGGAACCGCAGATCTCAGAGTCAATCTGGCGCCCAAGAGGAAGGGGCCTACGATGGTGGATGCGAGAATTGTGGCAGTGATGGAGACCGTAGAACAGCACGCCTCGGAGACCAACGCCAAGATCGATGATATCATGCTGCAACTGCAGAGGCTCACAGACTGGATGTAGACGATGGATTCAAAGTCGAAGACATTGGCCGCATCGGCCCCCTCCTATAACTACACGCGGAGGACGTGTCCTCGCGTCTGGGGGCACTCGAATTAGCCTCCTAGCAACCAGCCGATCCAGCGACATGCCTCCCACCGTCGCCGTGCACGCCGATAGAGCTGATCGTCCCAACAGGCACGGCAGGCTACATCTTCCAGGGGGGCAATTCTGGGGAATCCTCGATTCCCCGATCTGCCTCCGGCTAACGGTATGCCTacggatatgtctccaacgtatctataatttatgaagtattcatgctatatttACATGAGTTCTCTATGGTTTGgtgcacttttatactattttcgtGGACTAAcatatcctatatacctaagaagTTCATCCCACTAAGTAATTTATCTTAACATGCAGACTATCCACCTCACCAATCTGCTACATCAACAATTATTCTTCCTTTTTAACCAATTTCTAtcttctctatctctatctctaactTACGGGAGGTCGGCGAGGAGGTGTCCATGCAGGACCAGTGTGCGCTGCAAACCCGAGCATGGGCACCCCGCACGCCACCATCTCCTCACCCATCTGACCGGCGGCCGAGCACGGACCTTGCGTGGTGGCGAAGCACCCACGCAGCGGCTGCACACCCACAGCGGCAGAGGGGCACAA is a window of Triticum dicoccoides isolate Atlit2015 ecotype Zavitan chromosome 2B, WEW_v2.0, whole genome shotgun sequence DNA encoding:
- the LOC119364725 gene encoding ribosome-recycling factor-like yields the protein MALLLRRGAAVAARTLRAAAASSASTSVHRLPTAGSLAAARNLPTTQFFLLEIRRGFAKGKKSKNDSRSDTVEAAPDIGPTVKSAATAQMDTAVVALSRELSKLRTGRASPGMLDHIMVETGDVKVGLSRIAVVSVLDSHTLSVMPYDPNTMKSIENAIASSPLGINPTPDGSRIIAAVPPLTKETMQAMCKVVTKSAEDFKQSIRRARQKALDTIKKSSSSMPKDDIKRLEKEVEELTKKFIKSADDMCKAKEKEISGS